From Mercenaria mercenaria strain notata chromosome 17, MADL_Memer_1, whole genome shotgun sequence, the proteins below share one genomic window:
- the LOC123537363 gene encoding protein toll-like has protein sequence MLDSENSLNGSNDTLNGNLIFLLTGNQNNCSIDLDFIDEQAHRHTLKEVDKQNSGETEKFKEYTYNFLCDNNMAVHFVRNSMSVVGKLKLSVALLFSRCDVYLNELSLFLKNGFIRSISQRNNFLLHARSQKIGCPFAKYIQIIAANIECDDVTWTHFFWELCNEIFENVNTLQLRACKTNHFRLKSKLLVKKFPKLQSLQLVNIDLATQMRFPWTQSHIDAADQDIVKFESSENGTNITVTAAGRTIWIRKSEMDISNMLHLNGNIAEIVINNAVIEQNESQMFKYVTGLQRVDLSSNNLTEINELLFKNQTEIQSIHLKENKLSSLPWHVFKDQHKLLFLDLSNNILSSIDSNLLKNQRYLQELHLETNRLHLLPKDFLKEQIHSLKFLYLHSNPLKTIPVMPFYGTKLDIIDIHNSNVTGENFVELLNTLYFPDFQTARVEWKESDPSYKVGKDPLRRSVFDLSFCEIRIIPFDLVAQNMSIYNFVQLFISFHIKTVGNPLTCDCHLYPLKLLLSDVNDTKMDWTCMYPQELQGKAIAGLTEHDLYCSVKDTDCPELCSCYIRYDLSIIIVDCRNIKMSALPLKMPNYPLELWFKNASVLKLEPRDYLLNVSVLDLSENRLTNISSLVAAKLKNVAILKLENNYLTSLPVQIKYTNISRLSLAGNAFMCDCHTRWMKAWLQDKQCPITDSKLIKCTDNNKKVNKIIKFPDSIFVCNEIKVPSIAEHVIFPSVVIGSILFVITVLSLTIYFQRFTVRVLLYMFFGVSVCDAFTDNPDDVKHDCVVIYDKNDEDFVENNIKIHLQESDYKVADMYRDPVIGFTFVEGIRKLINKSRRVIFCMTMQSLHSELMITLWSIASERAMKNHIGSVILIVDNDFKASCSEENMNLYIKSGRYIKMDSKLLHKSIEYLMSSNIRLNQNKEVNDPEENNFENNEVCEIHLCEHILHATAAGGQENLAEGKHDIYIVYPDVIEELHQLTRYEIIPFLQENKQNVCILQDDFVFGEDIRFGIEPKLDEARHVIFIISNETLEDDVSQFVLTSILTKAVVSGSNYLLLFSYGQIDVDKMPENLKKYVNSYITASVNDPNYKERMLEALKIEENHSEKEETDSVVIENYVDDVNLI, from the coding sequence ATGTTAGACAGTGAAAACAGTTTGAACGGATCAAATGATACCTTAAACGGAAATCTGATTTTCCTTTTGACGGGAAATCAGAACAACTGTTCAATTGACCTGGATTTCATCGATGAACAGGCACACCGTCATACCCTTAAAGAAGTTGATAAACAAAATTCTGGTGAAACTGAGAAGTTTAAAGAATACACATATAACTTTCTTTGTGACAATAACATGGCTGTGCATTTTGTTAGAAATAGCATGAGCGTTGTTGGAAAATTGAAACTATCTGTTGCGTTATTGTTTTCGAGGTGTGATGTGTATTTGAACGAGTTGTCGTTGTTTCTAAAAAATGGCTTTATTCGGTcaatttcacaaagaaataacTTCCTTTTGCATGCACGGTCTCAGAAAATAGGTTGTCCATTTGCtaaatacatacaaataattGCCGCCAACATCGAATGCGATGACGTGACATGGACCCATTTTTTCTGGGAATTATGTAATGAAATCTTCGAAAATGTGAATACTCTTCAGTTGAGAGCATGCAAGACAAACCATTTCAGGCTGAAGTCAAAGTTGTTGGTCAAGAAATTTCCGAAACTTCAGTCACTGCAGCTTGTGAATATTGACCTGGCAACACAAATGAGGTTTCCATGGACACAGTCTCATATTGATGCTGCAGATCAAGATATCGTTAAATTTGAATCCAGTGAGAATGGAACCAATATCACAGTTACCGCAGCGGGAAGAACTATTTGGATACGCAAGTCAGAAATGGACATCAGTAACATGTTGCATCTGAATGGTAATATAGCGGAAATTGTCATCAACAACGCAGTTATTGAACAAAATGAAAGCCAGATGTTTAAATACGTGACTGGACTTCAAAGGGTGGACTTGTCTAGTAACAACTTAACAGAAATTAACGAATTGCTGTTCAAAAATCAGACTGAAATACAAAGCATCCATCTTAAGGAAAATAAATTAAGCAGTCTTCCATGGCATGTTTTTAAAGATCAGCACAAactgttatttcttgatttgtcTAATAATATACTGTCATCGATCGATTCTAATTTACTGAAAAACCAAAGATATCTTCAAGAGTTACACCTGGAAACCAACCGACTACATCTTTTACCAAAAGACTTTCTGAAAGAACAAATTCATTCCCTTAAGTTCTTGTATTTGCATTCAAATCCTTTAAAGACGATCCCAGTTATGCCATTCTATGGAACAAAACTTGACATCATTGATATTCATAATAGCAATGTAACTGGAGAAAACTTTGTGGAACTACTGAATACTCTATATTTTCCCGACTTTCAAACTGCTAGAGTTGAATGGAAAGAGTCTGATCCCAGTTACAAAGTTGGTAAAGATCCTCTACGACGATCTGTATTTGACTTATCCTTTTGTGAAATAAGAATCATCCCCTTTGATTTAGTAGCCCAAAATATGTCCATTTATAATTTTGTGCAATTGTTTATCTCATTCCACATAAAAACAGTCGGAAATCCGTTGACATGCGACTGTCACTTGTATCCTTTGAAACTGTTGCTTTCGGACGTGAATGACACGAAGATGGACTGGACGTGTATGTATCCGCAAGAACTACAAGGAAAGGCAATTGCAGGTTTAACCGAGCATGATCTTTACTGCTCGGTCAAAGATACAGACTGTCCTGAACTGTGTAGTTGCTATATCAGGTATGACCTCTCCATTATAATTGTTGACTGCAGGAATATCAAAATGTCAGCATTACCTTTGAAAATGCCTAACTATCCTTTGGAATTATGGTTTAAGAATGCCAGTGTCTTGAAACTGGAACCAAGAGACTATCTGCTTAACGTATCTGTGTTAGACTTGTCTGAAAACAGATTGACGAACATATCATCATTAGTAGCAGCAAAATTAAAAAACGTGGccattttaaaattagaaaacaatTACTTGACATCGCTGCCGGTTCagattaaatatacaaatatcagCAGACTATCTTTAGCCGGAAATGCTTTCATGTGCGACTGTCATACAAGGTGGATGAAAGCCTGGTTACAAGATAAACAATGTCCGATTACAGACAGTAAACTCATTAAATGTACTGACAATAACAAGAAAgtgaacaaaattataaaatttccgGATTCTATTTTTGTATGCAACGAGATAAAAGTACCGAGTATTGCAGAACATGTTATATTTCCGTCTGTCGTAATCGGATCCATATTGTTCGTGATAACGGTCCTGTCACTGACCATCTATTTCCAGAGATTTACTGTAAGAGTTTTGCTTTATATGTTCTTCGGAGTTAGTGTCTGCGACGCCTTTACAGATAACCCAGATGACGTCAAACATGACTGTGTAGTCATCTATGACAAAAATGATGAAGACTTCGtggaaaataacatcaaaatacaTTTACAAGAATCGGATTACAAAGTAGCAGATATGTATAGAGATCCTGTAATTGGTTTTACGTTTGTAGAAGGAATTAGAAAGCTTATCAACAAGTCAAGAAGAGTTATATTTTGTATGACAATGCAAAGTTTACATTCTGAATTAATGATAACTTTATGGAGCATCGCTTCTGAACGAGCTATGAAAAATCACATTGGATCTGTAATTCTTATCGTTGACAATGACTTCAAAGCTAGCTGCAGCGAAGAAAACATGAACTTGTACATAAAAAGTGGCAGATATATAAAAATGGATTCTAAACTATTGCACAAAAGCATAGAATATCTTATGTCATCAAATATACGGTTAAatcaaaacaaggaagtaaacgATCCTGAagaaaataactttgaaaataatgaagTTTGTGAAATTCATTTATGTGAACACATTCTACATGCTACTGCAGCTGGTGGGCAGGAAAACTTGGCAGAAGGGAAACATGACATTTATATAGTCTATCCCGACGTTATAGAAGAATTGCACCAATTAACTAGGTACGAGATTATCCCATTCCTTCAAGAAAACAAGCAGAATGTGTGCATTCTTCAGGATGATTTTGTATTTGGAGAAGATATAAGATTCGGTATCGAACCTAAACTTGACGAAGCAAGGCACGTGATCTTCATTATATCAAATGAAACCTTGGAAGATGACGTCAGCCAGTTCGTATTGACCAGCATTCTTACCAAAGCTGTTGTAAGTGGCAGTAATTATCTGTTGCTCTTCTCATATGGCCAGATTGATGTGGACAAGATGCCAGAGaatttgaagaaatatgtaaACAGTTATATCACAGCTAGTGTAAATGATCCTAACTATAAAGAACGTATGCTAGAAGCTCTCAAGATTGAAGAAAACCATAGCGAAAAAGAAGAAACTGACAGTGTAGTGATAGAAAACTATGTAGATGATGTCAATTTAATTTGA